The window GAACTGCAGGATGACGAGGCGTTCCTGCAGTCATGGCTGGACGAAGGCCTGCACGGTTCGATGGCGTGGATGGCCAGCCACGGGGACAAGCGCAGCCGGCCGGCGGAACTGATCCCGGGTACGCTGCGAGTGGTGTCGGTCGGACTCGACTACGGTCGGGACGCCGACGCCGCCTGGGACAACCTGCGTGATGGCGAACGCGCGTATGTGGCGCGCTATGCGCTGGGACGCGACTACCACAAGCTGATGCGCAACCGCTTGCAGAAGCTTGCTGACGACGTGGCGAAGGAGATCGGCCCGTTCGGTTTTCGCGTGTTCGTGGATTCCGCGCCCGTGCTGGAACGCGCGCTGGCACGCAACGCGGGCCTCGGCTGGATCGGCAAGCACACCTGCCTGATCGACAAGGATGGCGGCAGTTGGTTCTTCCTCGGCGAATTGTTCGTCGATCTGCCGCTGCCGATCGATCCACCGGCATCCGCGCATTGCGGTAGTTGCACGCGCTGCATCGAGGTCTGTCCGACCCAGGCGATCACCGCGCCGTATCGTCTGGATGCGCGGCGCTGCATCAGTTACCTCACCATCGAACACGAAGGCAGCATCGACGAGGCACTGCGACCGCTGATCGGCAACCGCATTTTCGGTTGCGACGATTGCCAGCTGGTGTGTCCGTGGAACAAGTTCGCGGTGCGCACCGATGAGCCGGACTTCCGCGTGCGCAACAACCTCGACCACGCCACGCTGGCGGAATTGTTCGCGTGGGAGGAAGACGAATTCCTGCGTCGCACCGAAGGTTCGGCGATCCGTCGCAGCGGGCACGAGCGCTGGTTGCGCAATATCGCGGTGGCACTGGGGAATGCTCCCAAGACGAGCGAGGTGATCAACGCTTTGCAGTCACGCCGCGAGCATCCATCGGCAGTGGTGCGCGAGCATGTTGCTTGGGCACTTCACCAGCACGCGACCGCCTGAAAAGCACTTCGTCACTGGGCCGGCCGGCCCCGATTCACTCCGGGACACGCCGTGAATACATCCATGTAGGCTCATCGGCGGCATCCATGCCGCCGAAGGTCCCGGAGCAAACCGGGGCCGGCCGTCCTTTTGATCAGCGTCGCTGGCTGAACTCGCGCAACAGCACTTTCGTCACAGCATCGTCAGCTTCGCCCTCGCCCTCCAAAGCAGGCAGCAAGCGACTCGCGACCTGCTTGCCCAACTCGACGCCGAACTGGTCGAAGGCATTGATGCCCCACAGCACCGACTGCAGGTAGACGCTGTGCTCGTACAGCGCGACCAGCATGCCGAGTGAGCGTGGCGTCAGCGCGTCGAGCAGGAACAACGTGCTCGGACGGTTGCCCGGATAGCGTCGATGTGGATCATCGCTGCCCTGCCCGTTCGCCAGCGCCTCGGTCTGCGCCAGCAGGTTTGCCAGCAGCGCGGCGTGGTTCTGAGCATGTGGATGGTCGGCCTGCAGCACGCCGATGAAATCGGCAGGCACGACTTGCGTGCCCTGATGCAGCGCCTGGAAGAAACTGTGCTGGGTGTCGGTGCCCGCGCCGCCCCACCACACCGGCACGGTGTCGACCTCCACGGCATCGCCTTCAATCCGCACCGACTTGCCCAGGCTTTCCATCACCAGTTGCTGCAGGTAGGCCGGCAGCAGCTTGAGTCTGTCGTCGTAGGGCAGCACCGCCTGCGTTGCCGCATGCAGTGCGTTGCGATTCCACACCGCGGTGAGCGCGTGCAGGATCGCGATGTTGTCGCGCGGCGCGGCATTGGCTGCATGCGCATCCATCGCCGCGGCACCGTCGAGCAGTTCGAGGAAACGATCCATGCCCAGCGCCAGCGCGATCGGGAAACCGACCGCCGACCACAGCGAATAGCGGCCGCCCACCCAATCCCACATCGGCAGGGTGCGTTCCGGCGGTACGCCGAACGCAGCCACGCGCTCGGCATTGGTGCTCACGGCATACAGGCGTTCATCGTTGCTCAGCCACTCCCGGACGATGCCGCCGTTGAGCAGGGTTTCCTGGGTCCCGAAGGTCTTGGAAATGACGATGGCAGCGCTGCGCTCCGGATCCAGTCCGGCGAGGACGCGCTGCGCCGCATTGCCGTCGACATTCGAGATGAAATGGACCTTGAAGCGCGCATCGTGCAGGGCCAGCGCATCGACCATCAGCCGCGGGCCCAGGTCGGAACCACCGATGCCGACGCTGACGATGTCGGTGACGTCGCTCGCTTCGAGTTGTTCGATCAACGCACGCATCCGCGCCTGCGCGTCGACGGCCTGCGCACGCGCGCCGATGGCGACTTGCGAAGTCGAGTTGTCGCCACGCAGCGCGCTGTGCAGTGCCGCGCGGCCTTCACTCGGATTGACGATGGCACCATCCAGCAGGCGACGCATCGCACCGACCAGGTCGGCGCGCTCGGCGATCGCGAACAAGGCGTCCAGCGCGGTGCGGTCGTAGCGCTGGCGGGCGAAGTTAGCGTAGAGCCCACCACAGCGAAGGGCGAAATCGCTGGCGCGCGCCGGATCCTGTCGGATCAGGTCGCTGATGGAGGTATTGGCCAGCCTGCGTGCTTCCGCGTCGAGTCCGGCCAGCATGCTCATGCGGCCTGCTTCGGCATCGATCGGTTGGTGTGGGTCAACCCGTTGTCGCGGTCCACGTACACCAAGGTCGGCTTGAATTTGGCGGCTTCGGCCTCGTCGCACTGACCGTAAGCGCAGATGATCACCAGGTCGCCGGGCTGCGCCTTGTGCGCGGCCGCGCCGTTGACCGAGATCACCCCGCTGCCTTCCTCGCCGCGGATCGCGTAGGTCGCGAAACGCTCGCCGTTGTTGACGTTGTAGATCTCGATGCGCTCGTATTCGCGGATGCCGGAGATATCCAGCAGGCGGCCGTCGATCGCGCAGGAGCCTTCGTAATGCAGCTCGGCATGGGTGACGCTGGCGCGGTGGATCTTGGCCTTCAGCAAGGTCAGTTGCATGTTCGACTCCAGTGGCGCGAAGCCCGGGACAGGCCCGGGAGGCCGAAGTATAGGCCGCGATTTCCGCGCTGCAACAAACCCGCCGCTGGCCCGCCGTTGCCGGGTTCAGCCAGCCAATTGGAATTCGAGGTTGTCGATCAGGCGGGTGCGGCCCAGCCGCGCGGCGATCAGGGCGACCAGGTTGCCGGCTTCGCCATCGGCCGGCTCGGTCAGGTCAGGACGGCGCACCACCGTGTAGTCCGGGACGAAACCGGCATCGCGCAGGGCCGCGTCGGCATCCGCCTCGACCTGGGCGAGCGGCAGGCCGACCAGCAGGCCGTCGCGCATCGCGTGCAGGGTGTGGTGGATGATCGACGACACCATGCGTTCGTCGGCAGACAGGTACTGGTTGCGCGAGCTCATCGCCAGTCCATTGGCTTCGCGGACGATGTCGCCGCCGACGATGCGGATCGGCACGTGCAGGTCGGCGACCATCTGCCGGATCACCGCCAGCTGCTGGTAATCCTTCTTGCCGAACACGGCGACATCGGGCTGCACCTGGTTGAACAGGCGGCCGACCACCGTGCACACGCCATCGAAATGACCGGGCCGATGCGCACCTTCCAGCACTGCGCTGACGCCGGGTACGCGGATGCTGGCGGCCAGTTCCACGCCGAAGGGATACATCGCCGCCACGTCGGGCAACCACAGCACGTCGCAGCCGGCGGATTGCAGGCCGCTGGTGTCCGCATCCGGCGTGCGCGGGTAGCGGGTGAAATCCTCGTTCGGGCCGAACTGGGTCGGATTGACGAAGACGCTGGAGACGATCTTGTCGGCGTATTGGCGGGCCAGTGCGACCAACGAATAGTGGCCGGCATGCAGGTTGCCCATCGTCGGGACGAAGCCGACACGCAGGCCTTCGCGCTTCCAACCGCGGATCCGCTCGCGCAGCGATTCAAGCTCGGTGATGGTTTCGATCATGTCGGCTCGTTTGGCAATGGCGTCAGGCGTAGGCGTGTTCGGCGTCGGGAAAACGGCCATCGCGCACGGCGTCGGCATAGGCACGGATCGCACCCGCGACGGAACCGCCTTCGACCAGGAAATCCTTGACGAATTTCGGCTTGCGATGGCCGGTGTCCAGGCCCAGCAGGTCGTGCAATACCAATACCTGGCCATCGCAACCGGAACCGGCACCGATGCCGATGGTCGGGATCGGGCTGGCGGCAGTGATGCGCGATGCCAGCGCGGCGGGCACGCCTTCCAGTACCAGCAGCGCGGCACCGGCATCGGCCACGGCGAGTGCGTCCTCGCACAACTTGGCGGCGGCGGCGTCCTCGCGGCCCTGCACCTTGAAACCGCCGAAACGGTGCACGGATTGCGGCGTCAGTCCCAGATGCGCGCAGACCGGGATTTCCCGCTCGACGAGGTAGCGGATCGTCTCCAGCTTGTGGCCCGCGCCTTCCAGCTTGACCATGCTCGCACCGGCCTGGATGAAGCGCACTGCGGCCGCATGCGCTTCCAGCGCTGAACCATCGGAACCGAACGGGAAATCCGCGATCTTCAGCGCACGCGTCGCCCCGCGCGCCACCGCTGCGGTGTGGTAGGCGATGTCGTCCACCCGCACCGGCAAGGTGGAATCGAAGCCCTGCACGACCATGCCCAGCGAGTCGCCGATCAGGATCAGGTCGATGCCGTTGTCGTCCAATACGCGCGCGAAGCTTGCGTCGTAACTGGTCAGCATTACCAGCTTGCGGCCGGCGGCACGCGCCTCGCCCAGCATCGGCACGGTCCAGCGTTTCTGTGGCTCGCTCATGCCAGGCTCCTTCCCGCGGGCGCTTAAGGTAACGGTTCGATGGCGTCCGCCGCCATCACGGCCGCACATTCACGGGCGGGGCCGATGCCGGGGATAGCGGCGTCCGGCCAGGCGTCGAGCAGCGGCAACAGGGCGAAGGCGCGTTCGTGCAGGTGCGGATGCGGCACGCGCAGGCCGGGCTCGTCGATGACGGCGTCGCCGTAAAGCAAGAGATCGAGATCGAGCGTGCGTGGGCCCCAACGCTCGCCCTCGATGCGGACCCGGCCACAGGCGCGCTCGATGTCCAGCAGCGCATGCAGCAAGTCGCGCGCCGGCAGAGCGGTGTCGAGCAAGGCCACCGCGTTGATGAAATCGGGTTGCGCGGTAACGCCCCAGGCCGGTGTGCGGTACAGCCGCGACGCCCGCACCGGGCGCGTCCCCGGTAACTGCTCAAGCGCGTCGATGGCCTTGCGCACGTTCCGCGCGGCATCGCCCAGGTTGGCACCCAGGCCAACCGCTGCCAAAGTCATGCGGGTTCTTGCGACGTTGCGCCCGGTGCGTTCGATCCACTGCGACGACGACGGCGCTTGCGCTTGCGCGCTGGATCCCCGTCGGCACCGGCTTCGCCCGCCTCCGCGATGCCGTCGGACTCGGCGGCGTGTGCGGCTCGCTCGGCGGCCGCAAGGACGGCGTCGGGATGCAGCTGCGCCTCGCGCCAGTACGCCACGTCTTCGGCATGCGAATCGGAGGCGGCCAGGCGCAGTTCCAGGAAATCGAACGCAGCGCGGAAGCGCGGGTGCGAGAGCAACCGGAACACGCGCTTGCGCACGCGTTGCGAGAAGCGCGGCTGCAGCAGCCAGATTTCCTGCATCGGCAGCGAAAATCGGCGCGGCAACGCGGTACGCGCCACCTGATGCAAGGTCACGCGATCGGCAGCGCGACGCTGCGCATCCGCGGCATGCACGCCCTGCGCCTGCAGCAACGCCAGCGCGCGGCAATACGCCGGCCACAACAGCACCGCATACAGGAATGCGGGCGATACCGATTCATCGGCGGCGACGCGGGCGTCGGTGTTGCGCAGGCCTTGCACCAACATCCGTCGAAGTGCGCCGGACTTGTTCGAGGCCAGCGCCTGTGCAGTTTCCGGCAGCAGCGCCGGCAGCAGTCCGTGCGCTTCGAGTCGCTCGAAGCTGGCGACCGCATGGCCCGAGAGGAACATCTTCAGGGTTTCCTCGAACAGCCGCGCCGGTGCGGACTCGGCCAGCAGCGGCGCGAGACGCGCGATCGGCTCGGCGGTACCGGCCTCGATGGTGAAGTCCAGCTTGGCCGCCAACCGCGCCGCGCGCAGCATGCGCACCGGATCCTCGCGATAACGCGCCTCGGGATCGCCGATCAGGCGCAGCAGGCGCGCCTGCACGTCGTCGTAGCCGCCGACGTAATCGCGCACCGAGAAATCCTCGATCGCGTAATACAGCGCATTCGCGGTGAAGTCGCGGCGGATCGCATCGTCCTCGATCGTGCCGTAAACGTTGTCGCGCAGCAGGCGGCCGCCCTCGTGCTGCTCGCGGTCGCCGCTGCCGTCGTCGATGTTGGCGCGGAAGGTCGCGACCTCGATGATCTCGCGGCCGTAGACCACATGGGCCAGGCGGAAGCGGCGGCCGATCAGCCGGCAGTTCCGGAACAGCGACTTGACCTGCTCCGGCGTGGCGTCGGTGGCCACGTCATAGTCCTTCGGCGCGCCACCGACCAGCAGGTCGCGCACCGCGCCGCCGACCAGATAGCCGCCGAAACCGGCTTCGCGCAGTCGATAGAGCACGCGCAATGCGTTCTGGCTCATCTGCTTGCGGGACAGGCCGTGCTCGTCGCGGGTGATCACGCGCAGGCTGGGAACGGGATAGAGGGTCTGGGATTCGATTTCGGTCATTCGCTACGGCGGCGCCGGGTTTGGAAATGGGATGAGTTGCGTTGCCAGTGGCCAGCGCAGCCACCTATACTAGCAAGCTCGACGCGTGGCCCTGCCGCCGGCGAGCCGGTCGTCCAACCGGTGCGTCATCTGCTCCCATCGTCTAGAGGCCTAGGACACCACCCTCTCAAGGTGGACACACGGGTTCGAATCCCGTTGGGAGTACCAATCAATAAAAAAGCCCGGGTGCTAGCACCCGGGCTTTTTTATTGATCCGCCCGTCGGGCTGAGGGCCCGTACGGGTTGCCCGCAGCGAAGCGAAGGGCGCGGCACAAGTGATGTGCCGCGTCTATCCCGTGACCTGAGCGTTAAACTACCGTCATCGCATCACGGAACCCGGCCATGCCCTTCGTCGTCACCGAGAACTGCATCAAGTGCAAGCACACCGACTGCGTCGAGGTGTGTCCGGTGGACTGCTTCCACGAAGGCCCGAACTTCCTGGTGATCGATCCCGACGAGTGCATCGACTGCACCCTGTGCGAGCCGGAATGCCCGGTCAACGCGATCTATCCGGAAGAAGACGTGCCCGCGGGCCAGGAACCATTCGTGGCGCTCAATGCGGAACTGGCCAAGGAATGGCCGGTGCTGGCAACGCGCAAGGATGCACCGGCCGATGCCGCCGAGTGGGATGGCAAGCCGGGCAAGCTCGCACTGCTGGAACGCTGACGCCAGCGCAACTTCCAACGAAAAGGGCACCTAGCGGCGCCCTTCTGCATTCCTGGCTTCAATAGCTCAAGGTGCGATCGCGGCCTTCAACGCGCCGATCAGCTTGACCGGTGCCTCGCCCACCGGCGGCAGGCCACGCGGATCGACCGCGGAGATGTACACGCCCTCGCCGGCCTTGGTCACCCGGACCAGGAACTTGGCGCCCATGTAGTCGACGTCGTAGGTACCGAGGATCTGCGCCTTGCTGGCGATGGTCACGCCCGACGTGGCGGTGAGCACCTCGCCGACCTTGGCGAACAGCGCGTCGCGGTCGCCGGTGGCGTTGAAGCCGATCGGCGCGGCGCTGCTTCCGCCAGCATTGTTCATGCCCGAGGCGCTGACGCTGCCGCCGGCTGCCGGCAGGGACATGGCCTTGTCGGCACTCGGACGATCCAGGTCCGGTGGAACTTCCAGCGGGCGGCTTTCGGCGCTCTGCGTGTACAGCTCGTTCTTCTTGCCGAACATGCTGCAGCCGGACAGGCCAACCACCAGCAAGACGGCGGCGAGCGGGGCGGCAATCGGGGACACGCGGGCACTACGACGCATCTGGAGCTCCTGTCAGGCCGCGATCGGCGGCATCAGTCTTCGAGTTGGAGGATGTCCGCATGCAGGCGCTGGGCCTCGGCGGCATGGACGGATGATAGCGGCTGGAGCGGCAGGCGCAGGCCATGACCGATTCCGTTCAGCGCGAGTAAGGCTTTGACCGGGATCGGATTGGGCTCGACGCCGAGGAAGTGGTAGAGCGCGTACAAGCGCGCATCGAGCGCCTCGGCACCGGCCACGTCGCCGCCGCGGGCCAGCTGGCACAGCCGGCGGAAGGTCCCGGGTACCACGTTCGAGGCGACCGAGATCACCCCGTCGGCACCGGCCAGCATCGCCCGCGCCGCGGTGGGGTCGTCGCCGCTGAGCACGGCAAAGCCGTCGCGCCGGCAGGGCAGCAGGTCGTCCATGCGCGCCGCCTCGGCACGCGCCTCCTTGATGCCGACGATGTTCGGGTGCAACGACAG of the Thermomonas carbonis genome contains:
- the queG gene encoding tRNA epoxyqueuosine(34) reductase QueG, producing the protein MSSTLPDYIALAARIRALAQAAGFQRVGISGVELQDDEAFLQSWLDEGLHGSMAWMASHGDKRSRPAELIPGTLRVVSVGLDYGRDADAAWDNLRDGERAYVARYALGRDYHKLMRNRLQKLADDVAKEIGPFGFRVFVDSAPVLERALARNAGLGWIGKHTCLIDKDGGSWFFLGELFVDLPLPIDPPASAHCGSCTRCIEVCPTQAITAPYRLDARRCISYLTIEHEGSIDEALRPLIGNRIFGCDDCQLVCPWNKFAVRTDEPDFRVRNNLDHATLAELFAWEEDEFLRRTEGSAIRRSGHERWLRNIAVALGNAPKTSEVINALQSRREHPSAVVREHVAWALHQHATA
- the pgi gene encoding glucose-6-phosphate isomerase, producing MSMLAGLDAEARRLANTSISDLIRQDPARASDFALRCGGLYANFARQRYDRTALDALFAIAERADLVGAMRRLLDGAIVNPSEGRAALHSALRGDNSTSQVAIGARAQAVDAQARMRALIEQLEASDVTDIVSVGIGGSDLGPRLMVDALALHDARFKVHFISNVDGNAAQRVLAGLDPERSAAIVISKTFGTQETLLNGGIVREWLSNDERLYAVSTNAERVAAFGVPPERTLPMWDWVGGRYSLWSAVGFPIALALGMDRFLELLDGAAAMDAHAANAAPRDNIAILHALTAVWNRNALHAATQAVLPYDDRLKLLPAYLQQLVMESLGKSVRIEGDAVEVDTVPVWWGGAGTDTQHSFFQALHQGTQVVPADFIGVLQADHPHAQNHAALLANLLAQTEALANGQGSDDPHRRYPGNRPSTLFLLDALTPRSLGMLVALYEHSVYLQSVLWGINAFDQFGVELGKQVASRLLPALEGEGEADDAVTKVLLREFSQRR
- the panD gene encoding aspartate 1-decarboxylase → MQLTLLKAKIHRASVTHAELHYEGSCAIDGRLLDISGIREYERIEIYNVNNGERFATYAIRGEEGSGVISVNGAAAHKAQPGDLVIICAYGQCDEAEAAKFKPTLVYVDRDNGLTHTNRSMPKQAA
- the panC gene encoding pantoate--beta-alanine ligase, encoding MIETITELESLRERIRGWKREGLRVGFVPTMGNLHAGHYSLVALARQYADKIVSSVFVNPTQFGPNEDFTRYPRTPDADTSGLQSAGCDVLWLPDVAAMYPFGVELAASIRVPGVSAVLEGAHRPGHFDGVCTVVGRLFNQVQPDVAVFGKKDYQQLAVIRQMVADLHVPIRIVGGDIVREANGLAMSSRNQYLSADERMVSSIIHHTLHAMRDGLLVGLPLAQVEADADAALRDAGFVPDYTVVRRPDLTEPADGEAGNLVALIAARLGRTRLIDNLEFQLAG
- the panB gene encoding 3-methyl-2-oxobutanoate hydroxymethyltransferase, whose protein sequence is MSEPQKRWTVPMLGEARAAGRKLVMLTSYDASFARVLDDNGIDLILIGDSLGMVVQGFDSTLPVRVDDIAYHTAAVARGATRALKIADFPFGSDGSALEAHAAAVRFIQAGASMVKLEGAGHKLETIRYLVEREIPVCAHLGLTPQSVHRFGGFKVQGREDAAAAKLCEDALAVADAGAALLVLEGVPAALASRITAASPIPTIGIGAGSGCDGQVLVLHDLLGLDTGHRKPKFVKDFLVEGGSVAGAIRAYADAVRDGRFPDAEHAYA
- the folK gene encoding 2-amino-4-hydroxy-6-hydroxymethyldihydropteridine diphosphokinase, whose protein sequence is MTLAAVGLGANLGDAARNVRKAIDALEQLPGTRPVRASRLYRTPAWGVTAQPDFINAVALLDTALPARDLLHALLDIERACGRVRIEGERWGPRTLDLDLLLYGDAVIDEPGLRVPHPHLHERAFALLPLLDAWPDAAIPGIGPARECAAVMAADAIEPLP
- the pcnB gene encoding polynucleotide adenylyltransferase PcnB — its product is MTEIESQTLYPVPSLRVITRDEHGLSRKQMSQNALRVLYRLREAGFGGYLVGGAVRDLLVGGAPKDYDVATDATPEQVKSLFRNCRLIGRRFRLAHVVYGREIIEVATFRANIDDGSGDREQHEGGRLLRDNVYGTIEDDAIRRDFTANALYYAIEDFSVRDYVGGYDDVQARLLRLIGDPEARYREDPVRMLRAARLAAKLDFTIEAGTAEPIARLAPLLAESAPARLFEETLKMFLSGHAVASFERLEAHGLLPALLPETAQALASNKSGALRRMLVQGLRNTDARVAADESVSPAFLYAVLLWPAYCRALALLQAQGVHAADAQRRAADRVTLHQVARTALPRRFSLPMQEIWLLQPRFSQRVRKRVFRLLSHPRFRAAFDFLELRLAASDSHAEDVAYWREAQLHPDAVLAAAERAAHAAESDGIAEAGEAGADGDPARKRKRRRRRSGSNAPGATSQEPA
- the fdxA gene encoding ferredoxin FdxA; translation: MPFVVTENCIKCKHTDCVEVCPVDCFHEGPNFLVIDPDECIDCTLCEPECPVNAIYPEEDVPAGQEPFVALNAELAKEWPVLATRKDAPADAAEWDGKPGKLALLER